From a single Terriglobales bacterium genomic region:
- a CDS encoding TlpA disulfide reductase family protein, producing MGALSSGVLAPDFKLTTTDGRTVSLKEALRRGPVVAAFFKISCPICQMTLPYLERVYKAYPSEKFAFLGVSQNDKRDTQAFAKEYGISFPLAIDPSDKYPASNAYGLTNVPTFFFIAPDGSIELTSVGWVKADIEELNRRLAKLAGVKPKPVFKPGEDVPEFKAG from the coding sequence ATGGGAGCGTTAAGCAGTGGGGTGCTTGCGCCCGATTTCAAACTCACCACCACCGATGGCCGCACGGTCTCGCTGAAGGAAGCGCTGCGGCGGGGGCCGGTGGTGGCGGCATTCTTCAAGATCTCTTGTCCAATCTGCCAGATGACGTTGCCTTACCTGGAGCGCGTTTACAAGGCGTACCCGAGCGAGAAGTTCGCCTTCCTGGGCGTGTCGCAGAACGACAAGAGGGACACGCAGGCGTTCGCCAAGGAGTACGGCATCAGCTTCCCGCTGGCGATCGATCCATCCGACAAGTACCCGGCGTCGAATGCCTACGGGCTGACCAACGTGCCCACCTTCTTCTTTATCGCCCCTGACGGCAGCATCGAGCTCACCAGCGTGGGCTGGGTGAAGGCCGACATCGAGGAGCTGAACCGGCGTCTGGCCAAGCTGGCGGGCGTGAAGCCCAAGCCGGTGTTCAAGCCGGGGGAAGACGTGCCGGAATTCAAGGCCGGTTGA
- a CDS encoding M28 family peptidase, producing the protein MRGLVPLLVLLLCPPLAVAQAPQPKGLPAGAVQALRSIDPERLRAHVKFLASDLLEGRGTGQRGGELAAAYIATQLELYGLKPAGENGTYFQGVPLLFITTQPTSFAVVPASGSPMELKFGDDYVVLDQTGNAVSDVDSEIVYVGYGISAPEYQWDDYKGADVRGKVLLMLVNEPPSTDPQFFKGPALTYYGRWTYKHEEAARRGAAGVLLIHTTDMASYGWEVVRNSNAGEKAQLADDPDPKLRVAAWVQAGVARRIAGAAGKDLEQLMKDARSRDFRPVVLPMRLKAHMVNRVRRARSDNVLAILPGSDRRLQDEAVLYTAHYDHLGIRPDQAGDNIYNGAADNATGCAILLELARAFAGSGVRPARSVLFAAVTAEEQGLRGSQYLGKHPPLAAGKITLALNYDDLPPIGDPEEGGTYGAERTSFYAAVQQTAREFQLQLRPDPNPNAGFYYRSDHFSLARAGVPAFSVSEGRKFKGHPREWGDQQAAEYNAKRYHQPSDEYDPGMDFSGNARMARFGFVLGWRAAGQRDLIGWTAGDEFEAARKRSQASGAH; encoded by the coding sequence ATGCGCGGGCTCGTCCCCCTCCTCGTCTTGTTGCTTTGTCCTCCGCTCGCAGTAGCCCAAGCGCCGCAGCCCAAGGGGCTGCCTGCCGGCGCGGTGCAGGCGCTGCGGTCGATCGATCCTGAGAGACTCCGTGCGCACGTGAAGTTCCTGGCCAGCGACCTGTTGGAAGGACGGGGGACCGGACAGCGGGGAGGGGAACTGGCGGCGGCTTACATCGCGACCCAGTTGGAGCTCTATGGCCTGAAGCCGGCGGGGGAGAACGGCACTTATTTCCAGGGGGTGCCGCTGCTGTTCATCACCACCCAACCCACCAGCTTTGCGGTCGTGCCGGCGTCGGGTTCGCCGATGGAACTCAAATTCGGCGACGACTACGTAGTCCTGGACCAGACCGGCAACGCGGTCAGCGACGTGGATTCGGAGATCGTGTACGTGGGGTACGGGATCAGCGCGCCGGAGTATCAGTGGGACGACTACAAGGGCGCGGACGTGCGCGGCAAGGTGTTGCTGATGCTGGTGAACGAGCCCCCTTCGACCGACCCGCAGTTCTTCAAAGGCCCGGCCCTGACCTATTACGGGCGGTGGACGTACAAGCATGAAGAAGCAGCCCGGCGCGGCGCCGCCGGCGTTCTGCTCATCCATACGACCGACATGGCCAGCTACGGCTGGGAGGTGGTGCGCAATTCCAACGCGGGGGAAAAAGCGCAACTGGCCGACGACCCCGATCCGAAGCTGAGAGTCGCGGCCTGGGTGCAGGCGGGTGTGGCCCGTCGAATCGCCGGGGCGGCAGGGAAAGACCTCGAGCAACTGATGAAGGATGCGCGCTCGCGCGACTTCCGTCCGGTCGTCCTGCCGATGCGGCTGAAGGCGCACATGGTCAATCGGGTGCGGCGTGCGCGCTCCGACAACGTGCTCGCCATCCTGCCCGGCTCCGACCGGCGCCTGCAGGACGAGGCGGTGCTCTACACGGCGCACTACGATCACCTGGGAATCCGGCCGGACCAGGCGGGCGACAACATCTACAACGGGGCCGCCGACAACGCCACGGGCTGCGCCATCCTGCTGGAACTGGCACGCGCTTTCGCGGGGTCGGGAGTGCGGCCGGCGCGCTCCGTCCTGTTCGCCGCCGTGACCGCGGAGGAGCAAGGCCTGCGCGGCTCCCAGTATCTGGGCAAGCACCCGCCGCTGGCCGCCGGGAAGATCACCCTTGCCCTGAACTACGACGACCTGCCGCCCATTGGCGACCCGGAGGAAGGCGGGACCTACGGCGCCGAACGGACCTCGTTCTATGCGGCAGTGCAGCAGACGGCGAGAGAATTCCAGCTGCAGCTCCGCCCCGATCCCAATCCGAATGCTGGTTTCTATTACCGCTCCGACCACTTCAGCCTGGCGCGGGCTGGCGTCCCGGCCTTCAGTGTCAGCGAAGGGCGCAAGTTCAAAGGGCATCCGCGGGAGTGGGGCGACCAGCAGGCTGCCGAGTACAACGCCAAGCGCTACCACCAGCCTTCGGACGAATACGACCCGGGCATGGACTTCAGCGGTAACGCGCGGATGGCGCGCTTCGGCTTCGTGCTCGGCTGGCGGGCCGCCGGCCAGCGGGACCTGATCGGCTGGACTGCCGGGGACGAATTCGAAGCCGCGCGCAAGCGGAGCCAAGCCTCCGGCGCGCATTGA
- a CDS encoding class I SAM-dependent methyltransferase — MSTATSPTLYDEFRYPGKFYPQASPERMAMLATLYGLKPPPVERSRVLEVGCGEGGHLIPVAYALKDSHCVGVDLSQASIERARETAARLGVVNAEFRALDLMQFPANAGAFDYIVAHGLFSWIPPGVQDKLLEICSRHLAPNGVAYVSYNTYPAGHLRQITRDLMRFHTRHITDPATKLREAKKIVDFVISAIPEPTVERELLRREAAVHKKSDPLLFFDALAEVNEPLYFLDFMEQAAAYGLQFVAESDIHRMRTARLPEHARAELEAVPDRLLREQYLDFIHCRGFRQTILCRAGHDLDLNVIPERMERLMIASSTQPAVPVRDITGPETVEFRTAQGQTVNTNEAIPKAVYLELGDAWPRAVPYADLRARICRRAGLESLALAAEARLIRMLVSSLANAVAEFRAYQAPLCTAISERPLAGVVARWQAEAGLPVTSLLLNSFQMPEPELRRLLPLLDGTRDHPELLAELRQADPRITAEFLHKSLARLAECAMLLA; from the coding sequence ATGAGCACCGCCACCAGCCCCACCCTCTACGACGAGTTCCGCTATCCCGGGAAATTCTACCCGCAAGCTTCGCCGGAGCGCATGGCCATGCTGGCCACGCTCTACGGGCTCAAGCCGCCGCCGGTGGAGCGCAGCCGGGTGCTGGAGGTGGGCTGCGGCGAGGGCGGGCACCTGATCCCCGTGGCCTACGCGCTGAAGGACAGCCACTGCGTCGGTGTGGACCTGTCGCAGGCTTCCATCGAGCGGGCGCGAGAGACCGCGGCCCGGCTGGGCGTGGTGAATGCCGAGTTCCGGGCGCTGGACCTGATGCAGTTCCCCGCCAACGCCGGCGCCTTCGACTACATCGTCGCCCACGGGCTGTTCTCGTGGATCCCGCCCGGGGTGCAGGACAAGCTGCTCGAGATCTGCAGCCGGCACCTGGCGCCCAACGGCGTCGCCTACGTCAGCTACAACACCTACCCGGCAGGACACCTGCGGCAGATTACCCGCGACCTGATGCGCTTCCACACCCGGCACATCACGGATCCCGCCACCAAGCTGCGGGAGGCGAAGAAGATCGTGGACTTCGTCATCTCGGCCATCCCGGAGCCGACCGTGGAGCGGGAGCTGCTGCGCCGTGAAGCCGCGGTCCACAAGAAGTCCGATCCGCTCTTGTTCTTCGACGCCCTCGCCGAGGTCAACGAGCCGCTCTACTTCCTCGACTTCATGGAGCAAGCGGCCGCCTATGGCTTGCAGTTCGTCGCCGAGTCCGACATCCACCGCATGCGGACGGCGCGGCTGCCGGAGCACGCGCGGGCCGAACTGGAGGCCGTGCCTGACCGCCTGCTGCGCGAGCAGTACCTCGACTTCATCCACTGCCGCGGCTTCCGCCAGACCATCCTCTGCCGCGCCGGGCATGACCTAGACCTCAACGTCATCCCCGAACGGATGGAGCGGCTGATGATCGCGAGCTCCACGCAACCCGCCGTTCCAGTGCGCGACATCACTGGTCCGGAGACCGTCGAATTCCGGACCGCTCAGGGGCAAACCGTCAACACCAATGAGGCCATCCCCAAGGCGGTGTACCTGGAGCTGGGCGATGCGTGGCCGCGCGCGGTCCCCTACGCCGACTTGCGCGCGCGTATCTGCCGAAGGGCGGGGCTCGAAAGCCTGGCCCTGGCTGCGGAGGCCAGACTGATCCGCATGCTGGTCTCCTCGCTGGCCAATGCGGTGGCGGAATTCCGCGCGTATCAGGCCCCCCTCTGCACCGCGATCAGCGAGCGCCCGCTCGCCGGCGTGGTGGCGCGCTGGCAGGCAGAGGCCGGCCTGCCCGTCACCTCGCTGCTTCTGAACAGCTTCCAGATGCCGGAGCCGGAGCTGCGCCGCCTGCTGCCCTTGCTCGATGGGACGCGCGATCACCCAGAATTGCTCGCCGAGCTGCGGCAAGCCGATCCCCGGATCACCGCCGAGTTCTTGCACAAGTCCCTCGCGCGCCTGGCGGAGTGCGCGATGCTGCTGGCGTGA
- a CDS encoding PEP-CTERM sorting domain-containing protein, which yields MVVRARSLVAVLSGVAAFPLAAHAANPGPIQTPSLSCNSDNFVSGINWGDGSSTGVPAVQSQPGPVQTPFSCANNMYSAGVQGDSFVLNFGNLLPPPDPDLKYELKYELLSTSYKEMVVGTPDKWHTTTDFDMYISFYKEDVLQYKDFIGLKVDSMFGDALSPNNAFLVNEEGQLVLDPPLPGGGFAELELYNTPQVPEPGTLALVGTGLAGVAGVLRRKRKAKA from the coding sequence ATGGTGGTCCGGGCTCGTTCCCTGGTCGCGGTCTTGTCGGGAGTGGCGGCATTCCCGCTGGCGGCGCACGCCGCAAACCCCGGCCCTATCCAAACCCCAAGTCTCTCGTGCAATTCGGATAATTTCGTCTCCGGCATCAACTGGGGCGACGGCTCCTCCACGGGCGTGCCGGCGGTGCAGTCCCAACCGGGGCCGGTGCAGACACCCTTCAGCTGCGCCAACAATATGTACAGCGCCGGGGTGCAGGGCGACAGCTTCGTCCTTAACTTCGGCAACCTGCTTCCCCCGCCAGATCCCGATCTCAAGTACGAGCTTAAGTACGAACTGCTCAGCACCTCTTACAAGGAGATGGTAGTCGGCACTCCGGACAAATGGCATACGACCACCGACTTCGACATGTACATCAGCTTCTACAAGGAGGACGTGCTGCAGTACAAGGATTTCATCGGGTTGAAGGTCGACTCCATGTTCGGCGATGCGCTCTCACCCAACAATGCCTTCTTGGTGAACGAGGAGGGCCAACTGGTGCTCGATCCCCCCCTCCCGGGTGGCGGGTTCGCAGAACTTGAGCTGTACAACACCCCGCAAGTGCCCGAGCCGGGGACCCTGGCACTGGTCGGCACCGGCCTCGCGGGCGTGGCGGGCGTCCTGCGCCGTAAGAGAAAAGCAAAAGCCTAA
- a CDS encoding energy transducer TonB, with product MQASRGAFVNRTRPAARPPQFLVELEPWGWVFLRNLRDLFRPHREPMQMLTSRPAPFWPDVFVQAGIPRRPLLQSVLYHVFIVIALWGLSNTFVFRPRVVRDSFFRDQKITYYDVSEYLPAIDTGSEPAKEAKKGEPEYSPQRIVSLPKHPDNSTQTIIDPIDLRLITKEVKLPNMVVWTDVPAPPVAGRNLTKLSVPVLPTATPPPAPNPTRNLAQLTAPALDRTAVAPAPDPGDPNLKKLNLPAVAAPGAIAPAPDAAPRAMGDLNVGHSDIVVTNPALPMPEQRAANLLGGSGATAAFAGAAAAVPAAPSVEFSGGISAKAMGQFVALSVRPSPPAGPIEVPGGNRRGIFAATPEGKPGAAGTPDVAGGGGNGGGGGTGSGPGGPGHGGGNGGVPAGILIGGSPASSPAGAVVAAPPSAHPAVGGDALRRSLLAAAHAVADIARSTAPASTSTISGGLDAPSKIEDKIFGPKKYYSMILNMPNLTSAGGSWIIRFAELHQSEKAGDLTAPVAMSKVDPAYPMELMRKNVEGTVTLYAVIRADGTVADIKVLEGLDDRLDENAKAALSHWHFRPATKNGSAVDLEAVVFIPFKARKTAF from the coding sequence ATGCAGGCATCGCGGGGTGCGTTTGTGAACCGGACGCGGCCTGCTGCCCGCCCGCCGCAATTCCTGGTCGAATTGGAACCGTGGGGCTGGGTCTTCTTGCGCAACCTGCGCGACCTGTTCCGGCCGCACCGCGAGCCCATGCAGATGCTCACCTCGCGGCCGGCTCCGTTCTGGCCCGATGTCTTCGTGCAGGCCGGCATCCCGCGGCGCCCCCTGCTGCAATCAGTCCTCTACCACGTCTTCATCGTCATCGCCCTGTGGGGGTTGTCGAACACCTTCGTCTTCCGGCCACGGGTGGTCCGCGATTCTTTCTTCCGCGACCAGAAGATCACCTACTACGACGTCTCGGAGTACCTCCCCGCCATCGACACCGGCAGCGAGCCGGCCAAGGAAGCGAAGAAGGGCGAGCCCGAGTACTCGCCGCAGCGCATCGTCTCATTGCCCAAGCATCCGGACAACAGCACCCAGACCATCATCGATCCCATCGACCTCCGGCTGATCACGAAGGAAGTGAAGCTGCCCAACATGGTGGTGTGGACCGACGTGCCGGCGCCTCCGGTGGCTGGCCGCAACCTCACGAAGCTGAGTGTTCCGGTCCTGCCGACGGCCACTCCGCCGCCGGCGCCGAATCCCACCCGCAACCTGGCTCAGCTTACCGCCCCAGCACTGGATCGAACTGCGGTGGCGCCCGCGCCCGACCCCGGTGATCCGAATCTGAAGAAGCTGAATCTGCCCGCGGTCGCAGCCCCCGGTGCGATCGCTCCGGCGCCGGATGCAGCGCCGCGCGCCATGGGCGACCTCAACGTCGGCCACTCCGACATCGTGGTCACCAACCCCGCGCTGCCGATGCCGGAGCAGCGCGCCGCCAACCTGCTCGGCGGAAGCGGCGCGACAGCCGCCTTCGCTGGCGCCGCCGCGGCCGTGCCCGCGGCTCCGTCCGTCGAGTTCAGTGGTGGCATCAGCGCCAAGGCCATGGGACAGTTCGTCGCCCTCAGCGTGCGTCCCTCTCCTCCTGCGGGTCCCATCGAGGTCCCGGGAGGGAACCGGCGCGGTATCTTCGCGGCGACACCCGAAGGCAAGCCGGGGGCGGCGGGCACACCCGACGTTGCCGGGGGTGGCGGGAATGGAGGCGGTGGCGGCACGGGATCTGGACCTGGGGGTCCCGGTCACGGCGGCGGCAACGGCGGCGTTCCCGCCGGCATCCTTATCGGAGGCTCGCCCGCTTCGTCGCCCGCCGGCGCGGTGGTGGCTGCGCCGCCCTCGGCCCATCCGGCAGTCGGCGGCGATGCGCTCCGGCGTAGCCTGCTCGCGGCGGCTCACGCCGTAGCCGACATCGCGCGCAGTACCGCGCCCGCTTCCACCAGCACGATCTCCGGAGGGCTGGACGCCCCCAGCAAGATCGAGGACAAGATCTTCGGCCCCAAGAAGTACTACTCAATGATCCTCAACATGCCCAACCTGACCTCGGCGGGCGGCAGTTGGATCATCCGTTTCGCCGAGCTGCATCAGAGCGAGAAGGCCGGTGACCTGACCGCACCCGTGGCCATGAGCAAGGTGGACCCCGCTTATCCGATGGAACTGATGCGCAAGAACGTGGAGGGCACCGTCACCCTGTACGCTGTCATCCGCGCCGACGGCACGGTGGCCGATATCAAGGTGCTGGAGGGCCTCGATGACCGCCTCGACGAGAACGCCAAGGCCGCCCTCTCCCACTGGCATTTCCGCCCTGCCACCAAGAACGGCAGCGCCGTGGACCTGGAGGCAGTGGTGTTCATTCCTTTCAAGGCCAGGAAGACAGCGTTCTAG